Proteins encoded within one genomic window of Paraglaciecola psychrophila 170:
- the gcvP gene encoding aminomethyl-transferring glycine dehydrogenase, whose amino-acid sequence MSLSHFSLSELEQKQDFVRRHIGPSEAEMAEMLASIGAESLDDLMQQTVPEGIRLPQPLKVGEAQTEADALAYLKTVASKNKVMRSFIGMGYYDTLTPNVIKRNVLENPGWYTAYTPYQPEIAQGRLEALLNFQQATIDLTGMELASASLLDEATAAAEAMGLAKRVSKNRNANIFFVADDVHPQTLDVVQTRADMFGFDIVVGKAQDASQHDVFGALLQYPGTSGAVNDIADIIAAVQANKGIVAVASDLLSLILLKPPGEMGADVVLGSAQRFGVPMGYGGPHAAFFATRDSYKRSLPGRIIGVSKDTRGKPALRMALQTREQHIRREKANSNICTAQVLLANMASFYAVYHGPQGLKTIASRIHRFADILAAGLVKAGFELANNTWFDTLTVNVSSNKQQIIDAALANNLNLRTDVDGSLGISIDETTSRDDLQAVYQAFVGANVELDINAFDKVITDNGSDSIPEKLARTSDFLTHPVFNSYHSETEMLRYIKSLEDKDLALNHSMISLGSCTMKLNATAEMIPVTWPEFGQLHPFSPIEQAQGYKQMLDELSEWLIDITGYDALSMQPNSGAQGEYAGLITIKKYHESRGEGHRNICLIPSSAHGTNPASAQMVSMKVVVVNCDKDGNVDLVDLRTKAAEVADNLSCAMITYPSTHGVYEETVREMCDIVHEFGGQVYMDGANMNAQVGVTSPGYIGSDVSHLNLHKTFCIPHGGGGPGMGPIGVKAHLAPFLPNHKIIGIENAGDGEVREHGAVSAAPWGSASILPISYMYIKMMGSAGLKKATEVAMLNANYVAEKLTSYYPVLYRGRNNRVAHECIIDLRPLKESSGITEVDVAKRLNDYGFHAPTMSFPVAGTLMIEPTESEAKAELDRFIEAMVNIRLEIAKVESGEWSATDNPLHNAPHTLEDICDNNWDRSYDRKLAAYPVASVAKNKFWPTVNRIDDVFGDRNLMCSCPDLDSYRED is encoded by the coding sequence ATGTCATTATCGCATTTTTCATTATCAGAGCTTGAACAAAAGCAGGACTTTGTTCGTCGTCATATTGGTCCCAGTGAAGCAGAAATGGCAGAAATGCTTGCTTCAATTGGTGCAGAGTCGTTAGATGATTTAATGCAACAAACTGTGCCTGAAGGCATACGTTTACCTCAACCGTTGAAAGTGGGCGAAGCACAAACAGAAGCTGACGCCTTGGCCTATTTAAAAACAGTGGCTAGCAAAAACAAAGTCATGCGTTCTTTTATAGGAATGGGCTACTACGATACACTCACCCCTAATGTGATAAAGAGAAACGTATTAGAAAATCCAGGTTGGTATACCGCTTATACGCCTTACCAACCAGAAATTGCTCAAGGCAGACTAGAAGCCCTACTTAATTTTCAGCAAGCGACAATTGACCTTACTGGTATGGAACTAGCATCAGCTTCATTGTTAGACGAAGCCACTGCGGCAGCTGAAGCCATGGGATTAGCTAAACGCGTCTCTAAAAATCGCAATGCAAATATCTTTTTTGTGGCAGACGATGTGCACCCACAAACATTAGATGTAGTGCAAACTCGCGCAGATATGTTTGGTTTTGACATCGTTGTCGGTAAAGCTCAAGACGCCAGTCAGCACGATGTGTTTGGCGCACTATTACAATATCCTGGTACATCGGGCGCAGTAAATGATATCGCAGATATCATTGCTGCCGTGCAAGCCAATAAAGGCATAGTAGCAGTGGCCTCTGATTTACTTAGCTTGATTTTACTAAAACCACCTGGTGAAATGGGCGCTGATGTAGTACTGGGTAGTGCGCAACGTTTTGGTGTACCTATGGGTTACGGTGGCCCTCATGCTGCGTTTTTTGCCACCCGTGACAGTTACAAGCGTTCATTGCCAGGGCGTATCATCGGTGTGTCTAAAGATACCCGAGGTAAACCCGCTTTACGTATGGCACTGCAAACTCGTGAACAACATATTCGCCGCGAAAAAGCTAACTCGAACATCTGCACCGCACAAGTATTGTTAGCTAATATGGCGTCTTTCTATGCGGTTTATCATGGTCCACAAGGCTTAAAAACCATTGCTTCACGTATCCACCGTTTTGCAGACATTCTTGCTGCTGGTTTAGTCAAAGCAGGTTTTGAGCTAGCAAATAACACATGGTTCGACACGTTAACGGTTAATGTGAGCAGCAACAAACAACAGATAATTGATGCCGCTTTAGCCAACAACCTTAACTTGCGTACCGACGTTGATGGTTCGTTAGGCATAAGTATCGATGAAACAACTTCACGTGATGACCTGCAGGCCGTATATCAAGCGTTTGTTGGTGCTAATGTTGAACTAGATATCAACGCCTTTGATAAAGTTATTACCGATAACGGCAGTGATTCAATCCCAGAAAAGTTAGCCAGAACATCGGATTTCTTAACTCATCCAGTGTTTAACAGTTATCATTCTGAAACTGAAATGCTGCGTTATATCAAATCACTAGAAGACAAAGACCTAGCCTTAAATCACTCGATGATTTCGTTAGGTTCTTGCACCATGAAACTCAACGCCACCGCTGAGATGATCCCCGTGACATGGCCTGAGTTTGGTCAACTACACCCATTCTCACCTATTGAGCAAGCACAAGGTTACAAACAAATGCTTGATGAGCTTAGTGAATGGCTCATCGACATTACTGGCTACGATGCCTTGTCTATGCAACCCAACTCAGGTGCTCAAGGTGAATATGCAGGTTTGATCACTATTAAGAAATATCATGAGAGCAGGGGAGAAGGGCATCGTAATATCTGCTTAATCCCAAGTTCTGCCCACGGTACAAACCCAGCGTCAGCGCAAATGGTGAGTATGAAAGTGGTAGTCGTAAATTGCGATAAAGACGGCAACGTCGACCTAGTCGATTTACGCACTAAGGCCGCAGAAGTGGCCGATAACCTATCATGCGCTATGATCACCTACCCATCTACCCACGGTGTATACGAAGAAACTGTGCGTGAAATGTGTGACATAGTGCACGAATTTGGCGGTCAGGTGTATATGGACGGCGCCAATATGAATGCCCAAGTAGGCGTGACCTCACCAGGGTATATTGGCTCAGACGTGTCACACTTAAACCTACACAAAACCTTCTGTATTCCACACGGTGGTGGCGGTCCAGGTATGGGCCCAATAGGTGTTAAAGCCCACTTAGCGCCATTTTTACCTAATCACAAAATCATAGGTATTGAAAACGCAGGCGATGGCGAAGTACGTGAACACGGAGCTGTTTCAGCGGCACCTTGGGGAAGCGCTTCCATTTTACCAATTAGTTACATGTACATTAAAATGATGGGCAGTGCTGGCCTTAAAAAAGCCACCGAAGTCGCCATGCTCAACGCAAATTATGTGGCTGAAAAATTAACGTCCTACTATCCAGTGTTATATCGAGGACGCAACAACCGCGTAGCACACGAATGTATTATTGATTTACGTCCACTAAAAGAAAGCTCAGGTATTACCGAAGTCGATGTCGCCAAACGTTTGAACGACTACGGTTTCCACGCGCCTACTATGAGTTTCCCTGTAGCAGGCACGTTAATGATTGAACCTACAGAATCAGAAGCCAAAGCAGAACTTGACCGCTTTATTGAAGCTATGGTGAATATCCGCTTAGAAATCGCCAAAGTTGAGTCAGGTGAATGGAGTGCTACAGATAATCCATTACATAACGCACCTCACACCCTTGAAGACATTTGCGATAACAACTGGGATCGCAGTTATGACAGAAAGCTGGCTGCTTATCCTGTGGCTAGTGTGGCTAAGAATAAATTTTGGCCAACGGTTAATCGGATTGATGATGTGTTTGGGGATAGGAATTTGATGTGTAGTTGTCCGGATTTGGATAGTTATAGAGAGGATTAA
- a CDS encoding efflux RND transporter permease subunit has translation MAQKQKKVQASNDALLKTLPFGAILLFSALILQFNSFRIAGLIMLTIPLALIGVKPTLAIVGVNFGFMSVLGLLALTGIVVNAAIILIDTVLIKIKVENYSLITAIELATKERFRPVLLTAWTIPLTSPSSPFWPPMALTIIGGLITSTILTLIVLPACLKLTLNKEKIRGNKV, from the coding sequence TTGGCGCAGAAGCAGAAGAAAGTTCAAGCATCTAATGATGCGCTATTAAAAACTTTACCCTTTGGTGCTATTTTATTGTTTTCGGCGCTAATACTGCAATTTAACTCATTCAGAATTGCTGGCCTTATTATGCTAACAATTCCGCTCGCTTTGATAGGCGTAAAGCCAACCCTAGCTATTGTTGGGGTTAACTTTGGTTTTATGTCAGTACTTGGGCTTTTAGCATTAACGGGCATTGTAGTAAATGCCGCCATTATATTAATTGATACGGTATTGATAAAAATTAAAGTAGAAAACTATTCGTTAATCACCGCCATTGAATTAGCAACCAAAGAGAGATTTCGACCCGTACTATTAACTGCTTGGACGATCCCGCTAACATCACCATCAAGCCCATTTTGGCCACCAATGGCATTGACTATTATCGGTGGCTTAATTACATCCACAATTTTAACGTTAATCGTTTTGCCCGCATGTTTAAAATTAACTCTAAACAAAGAGAAAATTAGAGGTAATAAAGTTTGA
- a CDS encoding MipA/OmpV family protein, translating to MMSNKFVGTLLLSTIAITASTAALAKKPENLWGLGLGAVISDQGYIGVSNVVTPVPVIYYQTENFQLLGPNFSYKLAGMSDLTFSITGQLRFDGFEEDDSDVFIGMDDRSGSFDLGLLVDYETNLGDFSAEFITDATNEHKGNEFSLTYSKSYDFETYSIKPYLTLTRQSEDIIDYYYGVHANEVTQNRALYLGEATTNAEIGVQANWRVGQHHNFITYASHTVYGSEIKDSPLIDASGSVNVILAYMYVF from the coding sequence ATGATGTCAAATAAATTCGTTGGTACCTTATTACTTAGTACGATCGCCATTACCGCTAGCACCGCAGCGCTAGCTAAAAAGCCAGAAAATCTTTGGGGCTTAGGTTTAGGTGCAGTTATTAGTGATCAAGGCTACATTGGTGTAAGCAATGTAGTAACGCCAGTACCTGTGATTTACTACCAAACAGAAAACTTCCAGCTACTTGGTCCAAATTTTAGTTACAAGTTGGCTGGAATGAGCGACCTAACATTTAGTATTACCGGGCAACTGCGCTTTGACGGCTTTGAGGAAGATGATAGCGATGTTTTTATTGGTATGGACGATCGTTCAGGCTCATTTGATTTAGGCTTGTTAGTAGATTACGAAACAAATTTAGGCGATTTTTCAGCTGAATTTATTACTGATGCTACAAACGAACACAAAGGTAATGAATTTAGCTTAACTTATTCAAAATCATACGATTTTGAAACCTATAGTATAAAGCCTTACCTTACATTGACTAGACAAAGTGAAGATATTATTGATTATTACTACGGTGTTCATGCTAACGAAGTTACTCAAAATCGTGCGCTTTATCTTGGAGAAGCGACGACCAACGCCGAAATTGGTGTTCAGGCGAATTGGCGAGTAGGGCAACATCATAATTTTATTACTTATGCATCTCACACCGTATACGGTAGTGAAATTAAAGACAGCCCACTGATTGATGCTTCAGGTAGTGTCAATGTAATACTGGCTTATATGTATGTTTTTTAA
- a CDS encoding DUF2960 family protein has product MTHKVRYKFNGVAKEISFSYSRYRNMHEAVADAEGLDLTHFLQTEQRVATISKGKATVRNFRDAEFVKMGFTELYFLKNGQE; this is encoded by the coding sequence ATGACCCATAAAGTACGTTATAAGTTTAATGGTGTGGCAAAGGAAATAAGTTTTTCTTACAGCCGCTATCGCAATATGCATGAGGCAGTGGCCGATGCTGAAGGACTAGACCTTACCCACTTTTTGCAAACTGAGCAGCGAGTTGCCACAATCAGTAAAGGCAAAGCGACCGTAAGAAATTTTAGAGATGCCGAATTTGTAAAAATGGGTTTTACTGAATTATACTTCTTAAAAAATGGCCAAGAATGA
- a CDS encoding response regulator, producing the protein MLITEDNGELAEFIQEALTQESYLSDIARSGGELKLYLQKTSYAAIILDLGLPDMDGIEVLKNLRRTRNMVPILILTARGGVQDRIKGLDHGADDYLIKPFAIDELIARLRALLRRPSELSNTKLDTGNVSLDIISKSVIVNGNNVIMGKTEVAILEHFMWNSGLTVSKESLEDMVYQDGYTLTENALQVAVHRVRKKLSEAGATPVISTIRGVGYLFK; encoded by the coding sequence GTGTTAATCACAGAAGACAATGGTGAGCTGGCTGAATTTATTCAAGAAGCGCTTACGCAAGAAAGCTATTTATCTGATATTGCCAGAAGCGGAGGCGAGTTAAAGCTATATTTACAAAAAACTAGCTACGCTGCCATTATTCTTGATTTAGGCTTGCCTGATATGGATGGTATCGAGGTATTAAAAAACTTACGTCGGACTCGAAATATGGTGCCCATACTCATTTTAACCGCCAGAGGTGGAGTCCAAGATCGCATTAAAGGCTTGGATCATGGGGCTGATGATTACCTAATAAAACCTTTTGCTATTGATGAGCTTATTGCTAGGTTACGTGCTCTGCTTCGGCGTCCAAGCGAACTGTCTAACACTAAGCTTGATACGGGTAATGTTAGTCTCGATATTATATCCAAATCAGTCATTGTTAATGGTAACAATGTAATCATGGGGAAAACAGAAGTGGCAATTCTAGAGCACTTTATGTGGAACTCAGGCCTAACTGTGTCAAAAGAGTCTTTGGAAGATATGGTTTACCAAGATGGTTATACATTAACAGAAAATGCGCTGCAAGTAGCTGTGCATAGAGTACGAAAAAAACTTTCTGAAGCTGGCGCTACACCAGTTATTTCAACAATAAGAGGAGTTGGCTATCTTTTTAAGTAA
- a CDS encoding (2Fe-2S)-binding protein → MFELTVNEQKHRVDVDGDTPLLWVVREQLNLVGTKFGCGIAQCGACTVHLDGQPIRSCVTPIAAVAGRSITTIEGIADIKTGLHAVQQAWIEEQVPQCGYCQSGQIMSAVALLDSNPKPSDADIDNAMSGNVCRCGMYGRIKSAIKKTSAV, encoded by the coding sequence ATGTTTGAGCTTACCGTTAATGAACAAAAACATCGTGTTGATGTTGATGGGGATACGCCCTTATTGTGGGTGGTTCGGGAACAACTCAATCTTGTTGGAACAAAATTTGGTTGTGGTATCGCTCAATGCGGCGCCTGCACAGTTCATCTCGATGGCCAGCCTATTCGCTCATGTGTTACCCCTATTGCAGCAGTGGCAGGCAGAAGTATTACCACTATTGAAGGCATTGCAGATATCAAAACCGGTTTACATGCCGTGCAACAAGCTTGGATAGAAGAGCAAGTGCCTCAATGCGGATATTGTCAGTCAGGCCAAATCATGTCGGCAGTCGCCTTACTCGACAGCAACCCCAAGCCAAGCGATGCCGATATAGATAATGCAATGAGTGGCAATGTGTGTCGCTGCGGTATGTATGGTCGTATCAAGTCAGCCATCAAGAAAACCTCTGCTGTCTAG
- a CDS encoding xanthine dehydrogenase family protein molybdopterin-binding subunit: MGKLTRRAFLTAGVIAGGGLLVGVTVGFAIRPGHRTPELAKFMQKDGEVLINAWVKLLPDNTISVIVPHAEMGQGAHTALPMMLADEMDADWSKVSMEQAPAHNEYANFHIARDVVLPGKVPGYLNDTVDGVFLTVTQQLGLQITGGSYSVRATGVRGMRVAGAAARELLMNAAAKKWQVPVAEIRSENSYLYHDASNKSAPYIDFAAEAASHKGETFPTLKSPEQFKIMGQESIQRFDIPAKVDGTAKFGIDVVLPNMKYATVKTSPVFGTTLSSMDASDAETMKGVIKIVKLDNGVGVIADSYWQAKKAIAKIKLNFTENQANETNSATLFNQFRADMDQAVVDGDEQEDYAIGDARKVLKQAANIIEAEYQVPYLAHVTMEPMNCTAWVHDGQVELWSGVQNPLGTKNSIVDNFGYEQEQVSVNNMYLGGGFGRRGRPDYTIQAVALATALPGVPVKMIWSREEDVQHDLYRPALLSRFKASLNAQGLPEAWENQFVDKHEPVEAPYIPYSIANKYIHYVDSPTHVPFGPWRSVDHSQHAFFTESFIDELAAAAAVDPYKYRRKLLDAEPRYQTVLDTAAKMANWGKTMPDGWGQGIALHACFGSIVAQVVDLDLSNGTPRVDKVYCAADPGYAVSPNGFRAQMESGINCGLSAALYGEVTIKDGAVEQSNFHDYPVMRMNASPDIEVTIINSGEDIGGGGEPGTPPIAPALTNAIFAVTGKRIRKLPVSLA, encoded by the coding sequence ATGGGTAAGTTGACCAGAAGAGCGTTTCTAACCGCTGGTGTAATCGCAGGCGGTGGCTTGTTAGTTGGCGTGACAGTAGGCTTTGCTATTAGGCCTGGGCATCGTACTCCCGAGTTGGCTAAGTTCATGCAAAAAGATGGCGAAGTATTGATCAATGCGTGGGTTAAATTACTACCAGATAACACTATTTCAGTCATTGTTCCTCATGCAGAAATGGGTCAAGGAGCACATACTGCACTACCCATGATGTTGGCCGATGAAATGGATGCGGATTGGTCTAAAGTCTCGATGGAACAGGCACCAGCTCATAATGAATACGCCAATTTTCATATTGCTCGTGATGTTGTGTTACCTGGTAAAGTGCCAGGGTATTTGAACGACACTGTTGATGGTGTCTTTTTAACCGTCACTCAACAGTTGGGTCTGCAAATTACGGGGGGCAGTTATTCAGTCAGGGCAACGGGTGTCAGAGGAATGCGCGTTGCAGGCGCGGCCGCCAGAGAATTATTAATGAATGCGGCAGCAAAAAAATGGCAAGTACCCGTCGCAGAAATTCGCAGTGAGAACAGTTATTTGTATCATGACGCAAGTAATAAATCGGCGCCCTACATTGACTTTGCCGCTGAAGCCGCCTCACATAAAGGCGAGACGTTTCCCACCTTAAAATCCCCTGAGCAGTTTAAGATTATGGGACAGGAGTCAATTCAGCGTTTTGATATTCCCGCCAAAGTTGATGGTACCGCTAAGTTTGGTATTGATGTTGTGCTACCCAATATGAAATATGCCACGGTTAAAACATCACCTGTTTTTGGCACAACGCTTTCTTCCATGGACGCATCTGATGCAGAAACCATGAAAGGGGTTATCAAAATTGTGAAGCTTGATAACGGTGTGGGTGTCATAGCCGACAGTTATTGGCAGGCCAAAAAAGCGATTGCAAAAATTAAGCTCAACTTTACTGAGAATCAAGCCAACGAGACGAACTCAGCGACACTTTTTAATCAGTTCCGAGCGGACATGGACCAAGCTGTTGTTGATGGTGATGAGCAAGAAGATTATGCAATTGGCGATGCCCGTAAAGTACTAAAACAGGCTGCAAATATTATTGAGGCAGAATATCAGGTGCCTTACCTTGCTCATGTAACAATGGAACCAATGAATTGCACTGCATGGGTTCATGATGGCCAAGTAGAGCTGTGGTCAGGTGTACAAAATCCCTTAGGGACCAAAAATTCGATTGTGGATAACTTTGGTTATGAACAAGAGCAGGTCTCGGTCAATAACATGTATCTTGGTGGCGGTTTTGGACGACGTGGACGTCCCGACTACACAATTCAAGCTGTCGCACTGGCTACCGCCTTACCTGGTGTACCGGTCAAAATGATTTGGTCACGAGAGGAAGATGTGCAACATGATCTTTATCGTCCAGCACTACTGAGTCGATTTAAGGCCTCCTTAAATGCGCAGGGCTTACCCGAGGCTTGGGAGAATCAATTTGTTGATAAACACGAACCCGTTGAAGCACCCTATATTCCGTACTCGATTGCCAATAAATATATTCATTACGTAGACAGTCCCACCCATGTACCATTTGGTCCTTGGCGGAGTGTCGACCATTCACAACACGCTTTTTTTACTGAATCGTTTATTGATGAACTAGCTGCAGCTGCAGCTGTTGACCCCTATAAGTATCGTCGTAAATTGCTCGACGCTGAGCCTCGATATCAAACGGTATTAGATACTGCCGCAAAGATGGCCAATTGGGGCAAGACGATGCCTGATGGATGGGGGCAAGGCATAGCACTACACGCTTGTTTTGGTTCGATAGTGGCACAGGTTGTCGATTTAGACTTATCAAACGGTACACCACGTGTTGATAAGGTTTATTGTGCCGCGGATCCTGGTTATGCGGTTAGCCCGAATGGTTTTAGGGCGCAAATGGAAAGCGGTATTAACTGTGGTTTGAGTGCAGCCTTGTATGGTGAGGTGACCATCAAGGACGGCGCCGTAGAGCAAAGTAATTTCCATGACTACCCAGTGATGCGTATGAACGCATCTCCTGATATTGAAGTAACGATCATCAACAGTGGTGAAGACATCGGCGGTGGTGGCGAACCTGGTACGCCCCCAATTGCCCCCGCACTGACAAATGCAATTTTTGCGGTAACAGGCAAACGAATTCGAAAGTTGCCAGTAAGCTTGGCTTAA
- a CDS encoding TetR/AcrR family transcriptional regulator, translating to MPPLQNKKISSPFSKTNQHDQKYRTILSAASELFNVYGTRGTTLIQIADKLNLTKTSLYYYAKNKEELVHQCYLNTCIELQAMITSAKGTDGSAMNKIEHLLRLNFDCLNGIINGSRGHLAGFTEISSLSSQHKTEISEFIRTFVMQVMQLIEQGQIDGSIQNVHPAKTASALWGAIFWLPVWLHSIKDESREDAYQQWLSIIKYGLNNQTSALSFTVTDLAKEQVAPAGFDRNQQNKIKQEAFYRVGSIFFNQKGFKGTSLDELAQSLGVTKGAFYYHIKNKDDLLIKCFERTINIESQVLEDSLAIDNNGLEKLAYAAQKLFSIQVGEQGPLIRYARMWSLEIDKRQEMEITTSKIRDLFGNIIQLGIEDKSIKQVDLLVAKNIIAGAIESIPDLGDSISEDNVLGDSADFFHIFFNGIATQHYSDNF from the coding sequence ATGCCCCCATTGCAAAACAAAAAAATAAGCTCACCTTTTAGTAAAACAAATCAGCATGATCAAAAGTACAGAACGATATTATCTGCTGCTTCAGAGCTATTTAATGTTTATGGCACCCGTGGCACAACATTAATTCAGATTGCTGACAAACTTAACTTGACGAAAACCAGCCTTTATTATTATGCAAAAAATAAAGAAGAACTAGTTCATCAATGTTACTTAAACACATGTATTGAGCTGCAAGCCATGATAACCAGTGCAAAGGGTACTGACGGCTCTGCAATGAACAAAATAGAACACCTATTGCGATTAAATTTCGACTGCTTAAACGGCATTATTAATGGCAGCCGTGGTCATCTGGCCGGTTTCACTGAAATATCCTCTTTATCAAGCCAACATAAAACAGAGATTTCTGAATTTATTCGCACATTCGTGATGCAAGTGATGCAGTTAATAGAGCAAGGTCAAATCGACGGCAGCATTCAAAACGTGCACCCCGCTAAGACAGCTAGTGCCCTATGGGGTGCCATATTTTGGCTTCCTGTTTGGTTGCACTCAATTAAAGATGAAAGCCGAGAGGACGCTTACCAGCAGTGGTTATCTATCATTAAATATGGCTTAAATAATCAAACCTCGGCATTAAGTTTTACTGTAACTGACCTTGCCAAAGAACAAGTGGCTCCTGCAGGCTTTGATAGAAACCAACAAAATAAAATAAAGCAGGAAGCCTTCTATCGTGTTGGTTCGATATTTTTCAATCAAAAAGGATTTAAAGGCACATCTTTAGATGAATTAGCTCAATCACTAGGTGTCACCAAAGGTGCTTTTTACTACCACATAAAAAATAAAGATGATCTGCTTATCAAGTGTTTTGAGCGTACTATTAATATTGAAAGTCAGGTATTGGAAGACTCATTAGCGATAGATAACAATGGCTTAGAAAAATTAGCTTACGCTGCACAGAAACTCTTTAGTATTCAGGTAGGTGAACAAGGCCCTTTAATTCGATATGCCAGAATGTGGTCTTTAGAGATTGATAAAAGACAAGAAATGGAAATCACTACCAGTAAAATAAGAGACCTCTTTGGCAATATCATCCAACTAGGCATAGAAGATAAAAGCATTAAACAAGTAGATTTACTGGTGGCAAAAAACATTATCGCAGGTGCTATTGAGTCAATTCCTGATCTTGGTGACTCCATCAGTGAAGATAACGTTTTAGGAGACTCAGCAGACTTCTTTCATATCTTTTTTAATGGCATTGCAACTCAGCATTACTCAGACAATTTTTAA
- a CDS encoding sensor histidine kinase: MAIFLSKIISRQSIAFKLLVYFVSSGTILFGLLLIMFLSVSERYAQITIESNMYGLTEQMAASLYIDNSGSIKLDDSEMVMKWGFDALFSNLGYRLIEIDTQNIALLSAPRDTQGAIFNNVSLDIPQKYYNIPNSNTSVYRTEIIIADKHYYFDVARSDLLAQLANEAVEPSIVDVATTVIFMTFIVFLSVSVIAIKLIVKPSSLLTQQIKHIKPEDLHKRIDVENIPSELLPIANAMNDALDRVEGSFEQQKRFIADAAHELRTPLTILLNRLELKTPSSTIKNELVNDIQFISRIVEQLLDLSRAQNMNIAQVSTFKLSYVVKNVCSHIAPIAIDKNHDLELVVENENSTVDVDEGELTVIVKNLLENAIKHTSAGGKIKVTVSNKLITVEDSGNGIPEVFHQQIFERFWRENQSDRKGSGLGLAITKELVSHYNASIRVSNDSTFGGAKFAVEFYQ; this comes from the coding sequence TTGGCTATCTTTTTAAGTAAAATTATATCTAGGCAATCTATTGCCTTTAAGTTGTTGGTCTACTTTGTTTCATCGGGTACCATTTTATTTGGCTTGTTGTTAATTATGTTTCTTTCTGTTTCTGAGCGATACGCTCAAATAACCATTGAAAGTAATATGTATGGTTTAACTGAACAAATGGCAGCTTCTCTCTATATTGATAACTCAGGAAGTATTAAGCTTGATGATTCTGAAATGGTAATGAAATGGGGCTTTGATGCCTTATTTTCAAACTTAGGTTACCGACTCATTGAAATTGACACGCAAAATATAGCGTTACTTTCTGCACCTAGAGACACACAAGGTGCTATTTTTAACAATGTTAGCTTAGATATTCCACAGAAATATTACAACATTCCAAATAGCAATACGAGTGTTTATCGAACAGAAATAATAATCGCGGATAAACATTATTATTTTGATGTTGCGCGAAGTGATTTACTTGCTCAACTTGCCAATGAGGCGGTAGAGCCGAGCATAGTTGATGTTGCAACTACAGTCATCTTCATGACTTTTATTGTTTTTTTGTCAGTTAGTGTTATAGCCATCAAACTTATTGTCAAACCATCAAGTCTTTTAACACAGCAAATTAAGCATATAAAACCTGAAGATTTGCACAAGCGAATTGATGTAGAAAATATACCGAGTGAGCTATTGCCCATAGCTAACGCCATGAACGATGCACTTGATCGAGTTGAAGGCAGTTTCGAGCAACAAAAACGATTTATTGCTGATGCCGCCCACGAGCTACGCACTCCGTTAACCATATTATTAAACCGCTTAGAGCTAAAAACTCCTTCATCTACAATTAAAAACGAGCTTGTAAACGATATCCAGTTTATCTCTCGAATCGTTGAACAATTACTTGATTTATCACGCGCACAGAATATGAATATTGCCCAAGTTTCAACATTTAAACTTAGTTACGTAGTAAAAAACGTTTGCTCTCATATTGCCCCCATCGCGATAGACAAAAATCATGACCTTGAACTGGTCGTTGAAAATGAAAATAGCACTGTAGACGTTGATGAAGGTGAGCTAACAGTTATCGTTAAGAATCTGTTGGAAAATGCCATAAAACACACGTCCGCAGGTGGTAAAATTAAAGTAACTGTTTCTAATAAGTTAATCACCGTTGAAGATTCAGGCAACGGGATACCTGAAGTATTTCATCAGCAAATATTTGAACGATTTTGGCGTGAAAATCAATCCGATAGAAAGGGCAGTGGTTTAGGCTTAGCAATAACCAAAGAGCTAGTAAGTCATTATAACGCCAGCATACGCGTGAGTAATGACTCAACCTTTGGTGGTGCAAAGTTCGCCGTAGAGTTTTATCAATAA